The following are encoded together in the candidate division KSB1 bacterium genome:
- a CDS encoding T9SS type A sorting domain-containing protein, whose product MKTVLLVAALLAAPVLVVAQEHMINSFDAAPADTNYWAYFANHGGQHYQTSDHADSAKCWLKVSYVPNPVQEGAGAMRLEYSAHDIESWGGYVKLEHWNPDSNGLYDWSAYDSVMFWYYNETPQSLPGRVHLRFNLHDVSDSPNGVRTYNVMESEYYYSFHYVLDNAPGWYRIAMPLLDGRFDPNLDEWGGGAFNRTGWAGIQGNDILDLDKIKGFSLEFSISGSGAGDVCTGTVILDHLALFSPTRVEIIFFNGREVPSNVTLWGGWSGTGSAEVTDVEASTPGTRSILWRTPSADWAVGDGMGLFLTSPKNLQAAWRSDSLQFKIKANAGLGQLEVVLFDPDEDGWGVEPDLEYNAIYLLDEAAVGYDGTWKQVKIALKDFNRFAGGWNPTTNQWQGGEMDCTKVAGLKVNIKQASGLGKEVHLDDIWTGNPAIDITAPEAPENVRGVPGAYYNLVVWRDVPGERDETYTVYASLQPIDPANLAALDVVAAKVPENTQAVTHWLYHPLVDKELTYYYAVECKDAAGNVSALGLSGPATNTAQGIATISLEPPTNFAADGDLAEWDASGIMPFVIKPETHHVPVGDVKDEADLTGTVYLAVDDTFLYVAADVVDDSYFYGPGNWWDQDAFQMFIGLYDQRGVQHSAIKRGAEPDYIIYFVQDHLQLDYSGGGTLYTPEHENYYFSDLGGRDYVIEAKIPLDALPVQNDVRFHPVRGMRIPIDLYFHDNDGGTWQGNLGLSPVSTDHQWQNPQEWTYTWIGDTMFVRTEVPTAPKAPTVLAYELRQNYPNPFNPATVITFTLQKPGVVKLELYNPLGQKVRTLVDELKPEGTHTVTVNAEGLPSGVYIYRLRAGDFVQAKKMVLMR is encoded by the coding sequence ATGAAGACAGTCTTGCTCGTTGCGGCTTTGCTGGCGGCGCCCGTTCTGGTTGTTGCCCAGGAGCATATGATCAACAGCTTTGATGCGGCACCGGCCGATACCAACTACTGGGCCTATTTCGCCAACCACGGCGGGCAGCACTATCAGACCAGCGATCACGCCGACTCTGCCAAGTGCTGGCTGAAGGTCAGCTACGTGCCGAATCCGGTACAAGAGGGGGCTGGCGCCATGCGCCTGGAGTACAGCGCGCACGACATCGAGAGCTGGGGCGGCTACGTGAAGCTGGAGCACTGGAACCCCGACTCCAACGGGCTCTACGACTGGTCGGCCTACGACTCGGTGATGTTCTGGTACTACAACGAAACGCCGCAGTCGCTGCCCGGCCGCGTGCACTTGCGCTTTAACCTCCACGACGTGAGCGATTCGCCCAACGGGGTGAGGACTTACAACGTCATGGAGTCCGAGTACTACTACTCGTTCCATTACGTATTGGACAACGCCCCCGGCTGGTATCGCATCGCCATGCCGCTGCTGGACGGCAGATTTGACCCCAATCTGGACGAGTGGGGCGGTGGCGCTTTTAACCGCACCGGATGGGCAGGAATCCAGGGAAACGACATCCTCGACCTGGACAAGATCAAGGGTTTCTCCTTGGAGTTCTCCATCAGCGGGAGCGGCGCAGGAGATGTGTGCACCGGCACCGTGATCCTGGACCACCTGGCCCTCTTCTCGCCCACGCGCGTGGAGATCATCTTCTTCAATGGGCGGGAGGTGCCCAGCAATGTGACCCTGTGGGGAGGCTGGAGCGGGACAGGCTCCGCCGAGGTGACCGACGTCGAGGCCTCCACCCCGGGCACGCGCTCCATCTTGTGGCGCACACCCTCTGCCGACTGGGCGGTCGGCGACGGCATGGGTCTGTTCTTGACTTCGCCCAAGAACCTTCAGGCCGCCTGGAGAAGCGACTCGCTGCAGTTCAAGATCAAAGCCAACGCCGGCCTGGGACAGCTGGAGGTGGTGCTCTTCGACCCGGATGAAGATGGTTGGGGCGTGGAACCGGACCTCGAGTACAACGCCATCTACCTGCTGGATGAAGCGGCGGTGGGCTACGACGGCACCTGGAAGCAGGTGAAAATCGCCCTCAAGGACTTCAACCGCTTTGCCGGCGGCTGGAACCCCACCACCAACCAGTGGCAAGGGGGCGAGATGGACTGCACTAAAGTCGCCGGTCTCAAAGTCAACATCAAGCAGGCCAGCGGCCTGGGCAAGGAGGTTCACCTGGACGACATCTGGACCGGTAACCCGGCCATTGACATTACGGCACCAGAGGCGCCGGAGAATGTCCGTGGCGTCCCTGGAGCCTACTACAACTTGGTGGTGTGGCGCGATGTCCCCGGGGAAAGGGACGAGACCTACACGGTCTACGCCAGCCTGCAGCCCATCGACCCCGCCAACTTAGCGGCGTTGGACGTGGTGGCAGCCAAGGTGCCGGAGAATACCCAGGCGGTGACGCACTGGCTCTACCATCCCCTGGTGGACAAGGAGCTCACTTACTACTATGCCGTGGAGTGCAAGGATGCTGCCGGCAACGTCAGCGCCCTGGGCCTGTCCGGACCAGCCACCAACACCGCGCAAGGCATCGCCACCATCTCGCTTGAGCCGCCGACTAATTTTGCCGCCGACGGCGATTTGGCTGAGTGGGACGCCAGCGGCATCATGCCGTTTGTGATCAAGCCGGAGACACACCACGTCCCGGTGGGCGACGTCAAGGATGAAGCCGACCTGACCGGCACCGTCTACTTGGCGGTGGACGACACTTTCCTCTACGTCGCCGCCGATGTGGTGGATGACTCCTACTTCTACGGCCCGGGCAACTGGTGGGACCAGGATGCCTTCCAGATGTTCATCGGCCTCTACGACCAGCGGGGCGTGCAGCACAGCGCCATCAAGCGCGGTGCCGAACCCGACTACATTATCTACTTCGTGCAAGACCACCTGCAGCTCGACTATTCGGGTGGAGGCACGCTCTACACCCCCGAGCACGAAAACTACTACTTCTCCGACCTCGGCGGTAGAGACTATGTGATAGAGGCCAAGATACCGCTGGACGCGCTGCCGGTGCAAAACGACGTCCGCTTCCACCCGGTGCGCGGCATGCGCATCCCCATCGACCTCTACTTCCACGACAACGATGGGGGCACCTGGCAGGGCAACCTCGGCCTGTCACCGGTGAGCACCGACCACCAGTGGCAAAACCCGCAGGAGTGGACCTACACCTGGATTGGCGACACCATGTTTGTCCGCACCGAGGTGCCGACAGCCCCGAAGGCCCCGACGGTGCTGGCCTACGAGCTCCGCCAAAACTACCCGAACCCATTCAACCCTGCCACCGTCATCACCTTCACACTGCAGAAGCCAGGGGTGGTGAAGCTGGAGCTCTACAACCCCCTGGGGCAGAAGGTGAGGACCTTAGTGGACGAGCTCAAGCCCGAAGGGACCCATACGGTGACCGTGAACGCTGAGGGGTTGCCGTCCGGCGTGTACATCTATCGACTGCGGGCGGGCGACTTTGTGCAGGCCAAAAAGATGGTGCTGATGCGTTAG
- a CDS encoding TonB-dependent receptor codes for MRRVQMTSLFVLVAVFFGLAPLAWAQTTGKIVGRVVDASTGGPLPGVNVIVEGTTRGAATDENGQFFILNMPPGTYTLRATMIGYEAVRLQNVRVSVNRTEEVSIRLSPTVLEGKEVVVQAERVVIKKDQTSSIRNVSSELMDILPVENVGAVIGLQAGVVEGHFRGGRLTEVAYLIDGMKVTESFGGSGRHVYLEPTAIADLEVITGTFNAEYGRAMSGVVNAVTKDGGNQLHGALSADLANFLTAHKDIFIGLRDEELTRNQDYKAQLSGPLLGERLTFLADFRYQDNKNHLNGVRRFRPSDYSNFESDNPAQWYSEHAGDSAYVPMNRGKNLSLMGKLSWRPSPNLKVGLLYTLNRDEWHDYNHAFKYNPDGMAATHRDAHMGALQLNHMLSPRLFYELKLSALYHDHGWYVFKDPLDKRYVHDKFLRDTGPGFFTGGQQKGHDERLMREQSIKYDLTWQATSRHSLKSGFQVTRYDLHNRYKEIRNLYYNTDLESVLYQPVVLPDSSIYTDLYRVRPLEFSAYLQDKMEFDEMVINLGVRYDYFDPKTVYPSQPRNPANQLTFDDPSRMSTYPKADPKVQVSPRFGLSYQLGRTALLRFSYGHFFQMPPLYALYQNHDFRVAPTDFVTVMGNPQLKAEKTVQYEVGLWQELIPGMGLEVALFYRDIYDLLSAKVITTFNQIEYGLYSNKDYGNAKGLEVKYDFVRGPLSAYLNYTLQYTRGNADYPTQTFDRAGNSMDPVVRLIPMSWDQRHTLNVTVGYNTARYGATLTGYYNSGAPYTWDPLPESMLARVNLYPNNAWRPARVSVDMSSFYTIPLSASFKCRMTLNVYNLLDRLNEVWVNSQTGRAYTAVVRPSDIAGHRSDFNDYMDRVHNPSMFAAPRLVKFGIGLVF; via the coding sequence ATGCGCCGTGTACAGATGACATCGCTTTTCGTGCTGGTGGCCGTGTTCTTCGGTCTTGCCCCACTGGCGTGGGCGCAAACCACAGGTAAGATCGTCGGCCGGGTCGTGGATGCCAGCACGGGCGGCCCGCTGCCCGGGGTGAACGTCATTGTTGAAGGCACCACCAGGGGAGCCGCCACCGACGAGAATGGGCAGTTTTTCATTCTCAACATGCCACCCGGCACCTACACCCTGCGGGCCACGATGATCGGCTACGAGGCCGTGCGCCTGCAGAACGTTCGTGTCTCCGTCAACCGCACCGAGGAGGTGTCGATCCGCCTGAGCCCCACGGTGCTGGAGGGCAAAGAGGTTGTCGTGCAGGCAGAGAGGGTGGTCATCAAGAAGGACCAGACCAGCTCCATCCGCAACGTCTCCTCCGAGCTCATGGACATTCTCCCTGTGGAGAACGTCGGCGCGGTCATCGGCCTGCAGGCCGGCGTGGTGGAAGGCCATTTTCGGGGAGGACGCCTCACCGAGGTGGCCTACCTGATCGATGGCATGAAGGTGACCGAGTCGTTCGGCGGCTCCGGCCGACACGTTTACCTTGAACCCACCGCCATTGCCGACCTCGAGGTCATTACCGGCACCTTCAATGCCGAGTATGGCAGGGCCATGAGCGGCGTGGTTAACGCCGTCACCAAGGACGGCGGCAATCAGTTGCACGGCGCGCTCTCCGCAGACCTGGCTAATTTCCTCACCGCGCACAAGGACATCTTCATTGGGCTGCGCGACGAGGAACTCACGCGCAACCAGGACTACAAGGCGCAGCTGAGCGGGCCGCTGCTGGGCGAGCGCCTCACTTTTCTCGCCGACTTTCGCTATCAGGACAACAAGAACCATCTCAACGGCGTGCGCCGCTTTCGCCCCTCCGATTACAGCAACTTCGAATCCGATAACCCAGCGCAGTGGTACTCAGAGCATGCCGGCGATAGTGCCTACGTGCCCATGAACCGCGGCAAGAACCTCTCCCTGATGGGCAAGCTCTCCTGGCGTCCGTCGCCAAACCTGAAGGTAGGCCTCCTCTACACGCTCAACCGGGACGAGTGGCACGACTATAACCATGCCTTCAAGTACAATCCTGACGGCATGGCCGCCACCCACCGCGACGCGCACATGGGTGCGCTGCAACTCAACCACATGCTCTCGCCTCGTCTTTTCTACGAGCTCAAGCTCTCGGCCCTCTACCACGACCACGGCTGGTACGTGTTCAAAGACCCGTTGGACAAGCGATATGTGCACGACAAGTTCCTGCGCGACACCGGCCCCGGCTTTTTCACGGGGGGCCAACAGAAAGGCCACGACGAGCGGTTGATGCGGGAGCAGTCCATCAAATATGATCTGACCTGGCAAGCTACCTCTCGCCACAGTCTGAAAAGTGGCTTCCAGGTGACGCGCTACGACCTGCACAATCGGTACAAAGAGATTCGCAACCTCTATTACAACACCGACCTGGAAAGCGTACTCTACCAGCCTGTGGTGCTGCCCGACTCTTCCATCTACACCGACCTGTACCGCGTCAGGCCTCTGGAGTTCTCCGCATATTTACAAGACAAGATGGAATTCGACGAGATGGTCATCAACTTAGGGGTGCGTTACGACTACTTCGACCCGAAGACGGTCTACCCCTCGCAACCCCGCAATCCTGCCAACCAGCTGACGTTCGATGACCCGTCCCGGATGTCCACCTATCCAAAGGCCGACCCAAAGGTCCAGGTCAGCCCGCGCTTCGGCCTTTCCTACCAGTTAGGAAGAACCGCCCTCCTGCGCTTCAGCTATGGGCATTTCTTCCAGATGCCGCCGTTGTATGCACTCTACCAGAACCATGACTTCCGGGTGGCGCCCACCGATTTTGTCACCGTCATGGGCAACCCCCAACTGAAGGCCGAAAAGACGGTGCAGTACGAGGTCGGACTCTGGCAGGAGCTCATCCCCGGTATGGGCTTGGAGGTCGCGCTCTTCTATCGTGACATCTACGACCTCCTCAGTGCCAAGGTCATCACCACCTTCAACCAGATCGAATACGGCCTTTACAGCAACAAAGATTATGGCAACGCCAAGGGTTTGGAGGTCAAGTACGACTTTGTGCGTGGCCCTCTTTCCGCCTACCTCAACTACACGCTGCAGTACACGCGCGGCAACGCCGACTACCCGACGCAAACCTTCGACCGCGCCGGCAACAGCATGGACCCCGTCGTGCGGTTGATCCCCATGAGCTGGGACCAGCGCCATACGCTCAATGTCACCGTGGGCTACAATACTGCCCGCTACGGGGCCACGCTTACCGGTTACTACAACTCGGGTGCACCGTACACCTGGGACCCTTTGCCCGAAAGCATGCTGGCGCGGGTAAACCTCTATCCCAACAACGCCTGGCGACCGGCACGGGTGAGCGTCGACATGAGCAGCTTCTACACCATTCCCCTGTCCGCCTCGTTCAAGTGCCGCATGACGCTGAACGTCTACAATCTCTTGGACCGGCTGAACGAGGTGTGGGTGAACAGCCAGACCGGTCGGGCCTACACGGCGGTGGTGCGTCCCTCTGACATTGCAGGGCACCGCAGCGACTTTAACGATTACATGGACCGGGTGCACAACCCCTCGATGTTCGCGGCGCCGCGCTTAGTCAAGTTCGGCATCGGCCTGGTGTTCTAA